Sequence from the Castanea sativa cultivar Marrone di Chiusa Pesio chromosome 12, ASM4071231v1 genome:
aTGAGCTCTGGAATGATCTTGAATgtgagggagaaaaagaaaaaagaaggggtGGGGTGGTAGAGATAGGTGGACaagtgtgtggaggagaaaaaagaaaaagaaaaaaagaatggatgAGAATGAATtgaatgaaaggaaaaataatataaaaaataaaaaaatttaattgaaaatgctattacaatattttcacaataaattttaagtaatagattgttattagttaatattggtgagtaaaaaaataatttcagcagTGGGTTTAAATAAGAACTAGTAACAAACAtaagattttgatgtgatttttgtgaaagtattgcgaaaaatattgtgaatataacacttttctttaaaaaatataatggtTGGAAATGAATATAGGAAAAATAAActatgataaaaataataataataataataaatgaagaaataatatttaaatgagatagagtaTGTGATAGAGAATCTGTTGAAAAGTGTATTTAGAAGAGAGAGCTTAAAAGATAAAAGTTCCTGTTTATTTCCAAACCGTACAAAAATGGGATGAATCTGCTGTTCATTCTCCTTATTATGTGGAAGATCCCGCTCTTTATATATGTCAGTCCGTTTGATAATTTGATCTTATTTTGTTCCACTTCTTTTGGAAAACATACATTAAATACAGACATGCCACTGAATCTAATCCATTCGAAATGTTCAAGAaaagatttttaacttttacatGCAAATAAGACCCGAGTCAAAATTTGGAACTCACAGTTTTCGTTGACTTCTTCTTGGTCCAGAGGTAGAGAACATACCTCTTTTTCAGGTTAGAAATTGTTTgttttcacttttatttttggttttcagaGAGAGTTTTGGTATCTGGGTATTGCATATTTGGTTGACATTTAGCTTAGAAATTGTCTGAAATGGCTGTTCAAGAATCAAGTTGCATGCGATATAAATTGTGGGGTCAAGCAGAAAGCCAGTCTGACATTTTTGCATTTGATCATACGTGTGGCGTTTTATTGGGTTCATATAAATGTATGCTTTTACAATTCTTTGCACTGAGAATTTGTGAATTTCTGGTTTTTCGAGATTTACCTTGGAATCTTACTGAGATGGTTATGGAAGTGACATTTCTTGAAAATGGTCTAATAATTCATTCTGTTAATATCAAGATTTATGGGTATTGCAAAAGATGGAAAGTTTCATATCTGGCTAGATTCTGCTTTCTATATGAATTCCGGCTTCTTCTCTTAAGAATTTCtagaaaaataagaacaaaggagggaaaaaaaagagagtctATATTGTTACTTAGTATTAGTTGAACTCCCCAATCCCTTACATTTCTTGAATTTGAATGTTCTGTTACTTTATCATGCCTTATAGCCTATTAATAGCTGCAACAACTTTACTTGCTTATCTTCCTAGCACTTGTTATACGCTTACTATTTGCCTTCTAGCTGTTTGCTCACTGTTCTTCCATGAATTTTGCTATCTTGTAGCTTAAGTATCATGATATTGCATTGAATGAATGATAACTTCAGAAACAcagtttaaattaattaattggtttttttctaaacagggtatttcttttcttgcatgTAGATGTTGCAATAATATGGCATCAGCTATGGAATTTCATTAACATAGAGCCCTTGGAATAGTACAACAACAAGATTTTCTCTTGCTGAGCAGCAAAAATGGTTTTGGCTTCTTCTGTAAAAGTGGTTCTAGGCTCAATTGCTTTTGCAATCTTCTGGGTATTGGCGGTTTTCCCAACTGTTCCTTTTCTACCAGTTGGGAGGACTGCAGGGTCCCTCCTGGGGGGCATGCTAATGGTCATATTTCGAGTCATACCTCCAGATCAAGCATATCATGCAATTGATCTTCAAATCCTTGGTCTTCTCTTTGGGACAATGGTTGTCAGTGTATATCTTGAAAGGGCAGATATGTTCAAGTACTTGGGAAAGTTGCTCTCATGGAAAAGTAGAGGGGCAAAGGATTTAATTTGTCGAGTCTGCCTGATTTCTGCCATTTCAAGTGCTTTTTTTACTAATGATACCTCTTGTGTAGTTTTGACTGAATTTGTCTTGAAAATTGCAAGGCAGCATAATCTCCCACCTCATCCTTTCCTTCTTGCCCTGGCCTCTAGTGCAAATATTGGGTCGGCAGCTACTCCAATTGGCAACCCCCAAAACTTGGTTATAGCCATTAAGAGCAAGATACCTTTTGGGAAATTTCTAATAGGACTTCTCCCTGCAATGATCATGGGTGTAATTGTCAATACCCTACTTCTTCTATGCATGTACTGGAAGTCGTTATCTATTGAAAAGGATGAGGAAGATTTAGCTGCAGAACTTATTGCAGAGGAGGAAGTGAATTCTCATAGGTTTTCACCAGCCACAATGTCACATTTTACATGCTTCAATTCTCAGGAATGGAACTCTAGATTGGAAGTTATGGCTGTGCAAAGTTCTCCTAGCATGAGTATTCCCATAAGACATGTTGAGAACCTTAGGAACCGAACAATTCCGAGTGAGAATGAAATCCAAGGGGTTCTTAGTGGCTCATTAGAGTCTGCAAGAATTTCTAATGCATCAAAAGAGGCAGCAAATGATGTATCTTCTCAGGTAAAGGAGGAAACAATCCCTTCAAAGAGAATTTCATCAATGGATAGACTAAGAGATGTATTTTCTGTACTGTCTTCAGTGGGAAAAGATGATTTGACCAGGAGATggaaaaaaatgttgtggaaaCCATGTGTTTACCTTGTTACTATAGGAATGTTGATTGCTTTGCTTGTGGGTCTAAATATGTCGTGGACTGCAATTACTGCTGCGCTTGctcttttggttcttgattTCAGGGATGCTAGGCCAAGCCTTGAAAAGGTATAATCTGCAAGCACGTTGCTTTCtacttttaaattattttttccctaTAAATAAACTGTAAATCATAACTTCTTGGTGATTATGACCATTGATTGCTTGTTGGAGAGTTTATTAAATGTTAAgtttatttctcttctttgcCAGGTCTCCTATTCTctgttagttttcttttgtgGAATGTTTATCACAGTTGAAGGCTTTAACAAAACTGGAATACCAAGTACTCTATGGGACTTTATGGAGCCCTATTCAAAAATTGATCTTGCTAGTGGGATAACAATTCTTGCCGTTGTCATACTTGTCATGTCAAATTTGGCTTCAAATGTACCAACTGGTATGTTGATGGATTTCTtccatataaatattttttttctattatctgtttcataattctttttttcttttttttttgatgtcaGATGAAATTAGCTTTTTGGACTAACACTTGTTTGTAAGTCCGttttaaacaacttttttcCTTATTGAATAAAACGAGTTTGCCAAGCTTTCTTGTTAGCAATTTCAAGCGGTACAGAGACTAATTGAACATTGGGATGCATATAAGTTTGTTGTGCTGTCTTTAGATTTCTGGGGAATATGTTAGTGTATAGTTTGGAATTTGCATACAGATTGTCTCTCCGGGACATCGTAGTAttctcagtttttattttttaattgcataTTTCTGGTTTTCACTTCTTCTCAAGATCCTTTCTCTACCTGAGACAAACTGAGACAAACTGACATTAACCTTTCTCAAGATTCTTCCCAATTTCActtcttctcaacaaaaaaaaatatacttgagACAACTGACATTAACCTTTCTCATGCATGTTCAAATCTTACTCAAGCTGATAGTACACCACCATTTTACTGAACAGGTCTTTCAGTCTGAGAAGTGTCTTTCACTTCACTTTGTACACAAACTGGCACCCTTCTGGGTCATTTCTCAAAGTCTCGGGATAATTGCAATGACAACAGCATTTCTCACCATTCACCAAGTTGTTGTTTTCAATTGACATTTtgtaaaaccataaacaattttTGGATATGTTTACCCCCTCAGAATTCTGCCATAGCATTCAATTAAACAACAAACATTCTGCAGTTTGTGCTAAAAGGAAAATTTCCTTTCAGTAACAAAGGGATTTTTATACCAGTAATGATAACTGTGAGCTGAAAAGGCTCTCAGTTATCCATGGCCCTTGTGTACATAATATAGGGAACAAGGGATGCTCTTGCACTGAATCTGTGAGattgtttttcataaatgaGCTGGTAGCCTGGTACTGTGGTTTAATCTTTCTTTCTGCATCTCTGATTAagaattgtttttctttcatatacaacaacaagaacaacgaacaaagccttagtcccaaaattttggggtcacCTATGGATCCTTAATAGACTAGTAAGgtttttctttcatataaaaAGTATCTAATGATTTTGGTGATACGTCTCTAAGTTGATGCTGCATTCTGTTTGTTATGAACATTCTTGAGGTTCATGTTAATGTTCATTTCTTTCATTtcgttttttttccccaacattttgttgatttatgataaattttttgtctGCTGTAAGCCATCATTCGGCATCATAAATgccattttttaaactatttacATGAGAGTTCCTATAACTCATGTTAATATTGTGTAGTTCTCTTGCTTGGAGCACGAGTGGCAGCATTGGCAGCTGCAGTTTCTGCAGCTGATGAGGAGAAGGCATGGCTAATCTTAGCTTGGGTCAGCACAGTAGCTGGGAACCTCTCATTATTGGGATCAGCTGCCAATTTAATCGTGTATGAGCAGGCTCGCCGAGCTCCCCAACTTGAGTACACTTTATCCTTTTGGAGCCATCTCAAATTTGGAGTTCCCTCAACTCTTATAGTCACTGCCATTGGTTTGACACTTATAAGATGATGTTGATGCTCTTACACATGACACAatgtttttatataataaattttgtagaggaagatttttttcaacatttgaGCAGTTCGAAGCTGACaaatgttgtttttcttttaatctctATTTAATCATAACGTTTTTCAATAGTTGCTGAGTGATTATTTCAGATAGACATCCACAGAACAATGGGGTGAACTGTGCATCACTTTCCTGTTTATACTATTAGTTTGACCAGCTCAGTGTTTGTTTTTCAAAGCATTAAATAATGGCTGTAGTTTGCATTTGAGAAGAGTGTTTTTTCACCAGACTTTAGGTTCaattcttccttttcttttattgcaaaagaattctaatttttttctctctttttttttttcagtctaCCAAAATAAGGATGTACATCTCATAAATAGACATATGCATGTTTGTCGGAAATGAAAAAcgaaataaaaatatcaaacaggTCAGAGTTTCGAAAGAAGAAGCCTTCCTGAATTCAAACtactataattatatattcaaaTCCCAATTCGATCTAGTAATACTATTCCGGCCTTAGTCacttatattttgagaaatccaaacaaattagaatttgtttattttatagtacTTAGTTATATGAGGTCAATTTGAAATGTTCATTATTGTAAGATAACATTTGACCATATTCAAGAATTGATAGCCTAGAGTCCTATAGTTTATAGCTCAACTAGTACTTCTTGATGTTTCAGATGAATGTAtctaatgtttaaatttcacttTCCCCAGTagactatcaaattataaaaaataaatgaaaaattgataAACACAATTAACATCCGTCATtcagtttgtttaaaactttagTATGCTAACAATGTGTGTaccaattacaattttttttttcttttttgtgacaAGGTACCAATTACTATTGTTAGGATTTAGTATTGGCAGCTtctatatgaaaaattatgtgtCAAGAGAGTTGAATTTAATGttattatgttatttatttaattcttttttttaatggagatTCTAGTTAGGTAAGAGTTTGTGTAATGAATTGCATCAAGGAAGTTCCTAAGGCCTGCACAAGCAAAGTTAGGACTCGATTGAGCAATTGTTGAAGTCAGGCAGAAATTCACGTGATTCTCATTTAACCATCACTCAAGTAAATTACTGGGGTGTTTGGTAGTTTAGTTCTAACgcacattttcacattttaaacaatattacacacattttcacacacgTTTTTACCTAtatgtatatcaaaaacacccaaacaacattACTTAAACTCCTCTACCAAGTGGGCCACATAACTATTAGTCTTTACCTTGACTCAAATACTGATTGAAGTGATGATTCTTAACCTACCTTTAAATGCCCTCTGAGACACAAATTTCAAGATAAGATATTTGCTATACAAAGTAGATCTAAATGTGCCTTTCTTCTTATTCTAAACAAAAAACTTCCCATGTTGGTTCAATGTTAAGAACCCAACTTGTGAACCCGAATTGATTCCTTTGAAACCATATAAATTGTCACCCTCTATTAGTAAGCTCACAGACCTACTAGAGATCTTAATTGGTGTGGATGAGTTCGTATGTGTAGAATAAgtctagagttcaaatcctaatgCTACTTTATTCTTTATTTGAATGGGTTTAGATTGCGGTGACATGTTTGTGATTGCTTCATTATTGCGGTTGCAAACTattattgtttgattttgtataGAAGTGAGAGTCAATCCACTAATTAGAACACTTACGAGTCAAAATTGGTTTTTTCAATATGTATTGGTTAAGTACCACTGATAGTGATAATAacatttaaattatttacatCGCAATGACTATTTTAATCTAATACTAGTATGTAACTCTATGCAAATGCataaatgcatttaaaattaaacaaaattttaaatataaaaatataaataattagtcaaattaattttttttaaagcatgtaacacatgcattcatgcatatacatatagatacatttataattaaacacaatttttatcataaaatatagataattagtcaaattattgtTTTGAAAGTAAATGTGATTGGTCACTTTTAAAATTCCTACCAAATTTAATACtacatatgatcattttttttctaattttaaataagatagaacgtgtggtgatttttgttatgtggtgatttttattttatttattgtttgagACACAtgtgatgatttttattgagtacatgtgattgctttaaaaaaaaaaaaattatagttcattaatattagattcttagtattttgcactcattaactcacctaacacaaagattaaaaaaactcaagtagacacatggcacaagcttaagtggataattatagtgtaattttcacataaatttagacacattgcacaaaattggattatgatttcaaattctaattcaattttctctaaactttacctattaatatatatatatatatgacttataaatttgaattttttttagttaaatgtttacgttttttatggtttattatattaaaaccctcattttctacattaaattaactaatttggcacaaaaatttaaaaatttagattagatgggacacgtggAGCAAAATTAAGCTTTggttgaaattcaatttttacactatattaactcacttggcacaaaattcaaaaatttagattagatgagatatatgacgcaaaattagactctaattgaattcca
This genomic interval carries:
- the LOC142618650 gene encoding silicon efflux transporter LSI2-like — encoded protein: MVLASSVKVVLGSIAFAIFWVLAVFPTVPFLPVGRTAGSLLGGMLMVIFRVIPPDQAYHAIDLQILGLLFGTMVVSVYLERADMFKYLGKLLSWKSRGAKDLICRVCLISAISSAFFTNDTSCVVLTEFVLKIARQHNLPPHPFLLALASSANIGSAATPIGNPQNLVIAIKSKIPFGKFLIGLLPAMIMGVIVNTLLLLCMYWKSLSIEKDEEDLAAELIAEEEVNSHRFSPATMSHFTCFNSQEWNSRLEVMAVQSSPSMSIPIRHVENLRNRTIPSENEIQGVLSGSLESARISNASKEAANDVSSQVKEETIPSKRISSMDRLRDVFSVLSSVGKDDLTRRWKKMLWKPCVYLVTIGMLIALLVGLNMSWTAITAALALLVLDFRDARPSLEKVSYSLLVFFCGMFITVEGFNKTGIPSTLWDFMEPYSKIDLASGITILAVVILVMSNLASNVPTVLLLGARVAALAAAVSAADEEKAWLILAWVSTVAGNLSLLGSAANLIVYEQARRAPQLEYTLSFWSHLKFGVPSTLIVTAIGLTLIR